DNA from Acidobacteriota bacterium:
AGGGGTCTTCATTCAAAAATCGGATGCAGGAGTCGAACGTGGCGCCCCCCCAGCATTCGACGGACCAGTACCCCGCCTTGTCCAGGTCTTCGCATGCGGGGACCATGTCTTCCAGGGACATCCGCGTGGCCATCACGCTCTGGTGGGCGTCGCGGAGGATGAGCTCGGTGATATCGATTTTCTTGGTCATTTCCGGTTCTCTCTCGTGGCAAACTTTTGCCCTGTCCTTTTCCTCCATGGGGAGAAAACAACCGGGGCCTATTAATAAGGACGTGTTGTGATCGATTGTATGAATCCGGGAACCCTGCGGCCGTCCGGGGAAACCTTCCGGGTGACGGGGGCCGGGGGAAAATCCGCAAACCGCCTTTCGGTTGAATTGAACAAACCTTCAAATCATTCCACAAACTTATAAGGATATAAAATCTATTAGTATCTTTCCAGCCCTCTTTGCCGCCTGGCGCCCATTTATGGGGGGGGCGGGGCAAACCCAGGGAAAGAAAGCGCTTGATCGGGACCGGGATCAGAGCAGATCCCGGGTCGCCTCCCCCGGGCGGGCGGGATCGAAGCGGACGAGGGCCAGTTCGGGGCCGTCATGGGCGGCCGAGAGGGCGACGGTCCTGCCGATCCGCTCCATCCACGTTCCCGTGAGACGGGCCGATTCGTGGATATGCCCGTGCAGGGTCACGAGCGGCTGTCTCGATTCGATGAAGCGCCGGATGGCGATGCTTCCGACGTGAACGTCCAACTGGACGTGCTTGTATTTCTGCCCGTCCAGGGCGGCGCGGTCGAGCCCCGTGTCGTAGGGGGGGGCGTGGAAGAGGAAGATCGCGCGTGCGAGGTCCCTCCCCCGGGTGAGGCGCTCCAGGTCCGACTGGATCGTCTGGTGTTTCAGCCTGCCCGGCTCCACGGGCACCGTCAGCCACCCCTCCTCCGGCGCCACGCAGAGGGGGTCGAGGTACCGGGACACGTCGTAGCGCTCCCAGTCCTTGAGCATGAAGGGGGTGGGCGGGACGAAGGCGTAGCCGTAAACGGCGTAATCGCCCCAGGGGACCGCGGCGTTGTGCACCTGGCGCCAGAGGCCCCCGGCTTCGTGCCGGCGGAGGGCCCCCTCCTCGGTCCGGGCGTCGTCGTTCCCCGGGATCAGGAAAACGGGGGGGCACCGGGGCCCCATGCCGGACCTGAGCCGCTCGAACCCGGGGGCGAAAAACTCTTCGACGAAGCTCTCGTACTCCCCCGCGCCCGCGACGGCGCCCAGGCCCGAGGGGAAGAGGTCCCCCCCCAGGAATACCGCCGCGGGGATTTCCCGCTCCATGGCTGCGAACAGCTTCCGGTAACGGTCCTCGCGGCCGTGGAGATCCGACACGAAAAAACACCCGCCCATACGATCCTCGTCTCAATAATAGGGGAAGCGAACGCCGGTGACCATGGGGAGGATCAGCCTCCCGCCCCCCGGCCGATGGGGATGAACAGGGCCGGGTCGCCGGCGGCCCCGATCTTGACCGCGTAGCTGGTCCTGTTTTTGATGTCGCGGTCGGTGACGAGGTGGACGCTGAGCAATCCGTCCGTCCTGCAACCCGTTTTCAGGTGGTTCAGGTGGCTGAGGCAGAGGCTCCACCCCTCGAGCCAGGAGAGGAGATCCTTTTCCTGGGCCCTGGTTCCCGCGAAGTGAACGAGCAGGTCGATGTCGCTCTCGGGGCCGGCGGTCCCGTTCTGGGTGCTTCCGAACAGGTAGAGGGCCTTGACGCCGAACCTCGCCGGGTCGAGGAGCTCGGCGATGCGCTCCACGCTCTCCAGGCGCCAGCGCCAGTGGAGGTTGACCCCCGGCTCCGCCGCCCGCCCCGGCCCCGCCCCGGGGCCGGCCTTGCCGAAAACGGACGGCGCTTCGAACGGCTCTCCGGGCGAAGGTTCCGCGAGCAGGGCGATCGCCTCGCCCAGTTCCCCGTTCATCAGCACCTGCACCGCCATCCCCGGGGCCGCGTGCGCCACGTCGATGATGCGCACCGTGTCGGCGAGGTGGGCGAAATCGGGGAGGAGGTCGGCCAGGCGGTTGGGCGAGCGCTCGAAGAAGGCGTCGTTGAACAGGGTGCCCCAGTCTCCGGGGTAGAGGGGGAGGTAGCGGATCGACGCCTCCACCAGGTCCTGGAAGAAGTGGGTGCCGAAGGAGAGTTCCGGGACGTAGTCCTGCCGCCTGAGGGCGATTTCCACGAGCATGGCGGTGTTGTTGATGTCCGAATAGGAGACATTCACCCCCAGCCGGATGTCGCCGCGGCTCCCCCAGCGCCCCGGTCCCATGAGAATGAACCGGCGCCTGGGCAGGAGCTGGTTCAGCGCGGCCACGGCCCGGCCGACGGCGAGCAGGTCGGCCCGGCTCGGCAGCTCGGCGTACCTGCCGGGGTCGATGTAGACGATGTGGGTCAGGTTGGTGATGGAGGCGCTCGTGACGTGCCGGTTGGCCGTGAACAGGATCCGCTCCTTCGGGATGTCCCGCGGGATCGGGGGAGGGTGCGCGCTCGGGCTGTAGCTCTGCGGCCGGCACTGCACCAGGTAGAGATCGGTGCCGTCGTGCGCGAATTCCAGGTCGACGGGCGCCCCGAACTCCGACTCGAGGGTGCGCAGGATCTCCGCCGCCTGGTCGACGAAGGGGGTCCTCCCCAGCAGGCCCTCGAAGGTCACCACCCACCGGTCGGCCTCGCCGTCGAGCCCGCTGCTCCACGGCTGCACCAGCCGGCCGTCCTCGAGGATCGAGACGAGCTCGTGGGCCATCGGGTATTCGGCCGCGTGGCGGCCGAGGAGCTCGCGGATCTCGACCGTCTCGAACAGTCCCGATTCCAGGTTGACGGCGTCGATGCACCGTGGGGAGTAGCGCACCTTCTCCTCGACGGTGGCGTTGACCCGGAGCGTCGGCTGCCCGGGCGAGACGAGGATCGGGTAGTCGTCCTGCACCCGGTCCACCGCCCGGGTGCCGAGCCCCGGCACCATGCGCAGCAGCCCGTCCTCGCGCCGCAGGCGGCGGGACCAGGGGTATTCGTTGCGGCTGAAGGCCACGCCCGAGAAGGCGGGGAGGTACCAGGGGCCGACGCGGGTCCCCACCACCTCCTGGATCATGATCCCCATCTCCTCGTGGAAATCGGTCAGCCCCCGCTGCGCGCGGTAGCCGATCGGGTCGGGGCCGAAGGTGGAGGCGTACACCTCCGCCACCGCGTCGAGGAGCTCGAGCATGCGCTGGCGCTTGGTCCCCCGGTTGGCGATGAAGAGGCTCTTGTACTTGCCCGCGAACGACGTCCCCCGGCTGTCTTCGAGCAGGCTGGAACTGCGCACGATCAGCGGGACCTCGCCGAGGTCGTCGAGCGCGATCGAGAGCCCGTTGACGATTTCGGGGGGGAAGGAGGCGCTCTTGAACACCTGGACGATGGCGGGGTACTCGCCCCGCACCTGGCCGATGTCCTTGTATTTGTGCTCGGCGATCTCTTCCAGGTCGTTGTAGTTGATGAAATCGTAGAGCCCGTCGGAGGTGATGTGCCACGTCTTCGGCGTCCGGACCCCCTTGAGGAGGGGTTGCTCCTCCGCCTTCTTCTTCAGGACCTGGGAGGCGACGAACAGGCCCGCCCCTTTCCCCCCGAGCCGGCCGTGGCTTTCGGCGGGGTAGATCGTCCGTTCGAAAAGACCGTGGAAATCGTTGACGCTGATGAACTGCTTGGCGACCTGGACGAACTCGGCGTCGTCGCTCAGGACCCGCTGGATCAGCGAGACGCGGAAGGTGCGTTCGCGCGGGGAGGAGAGCTCCACCCCCTGTGGGATGAGGTGGCGGTAGCGCTCGATGGCGCCGGAGATCTCGTGCAGCGAGGAGTTGGGGTTTTCGAGCGCCTTGATCAGGAACCCGGACCGGTCCTCCTGGATCCATTTGTGGATGAACCCGATGATCTCGGCTTCCCCCATGTGCTTGCCCGCCAGGCGGAAGATTTCCTCGCTCGCCGACTGCAGGTCCTCGACCGCCCCCATCCTGAGCGGCCGGTTCTCGTCCGGCTCCTCGTCCTCCCCCTGCAGGGACGGGCTGATCCGTTCCAGGATGCGGTGGGCCTTTTCATAACCGGACCAGGAGAGGTGGTTCAGCATCTTCCGGGAGACGCGGGTGAGCAGCTTGGGGTCCGTCCGGCGCAGCAGGTCCAGGATCACGGCCCACTCGGAGGAGGGCTCCTCCTTCAATTTGTGGGTCTCGAAGACCGACTTGAGCTTGGTGTAGAGGATCCGGTGCCTGAGACGGTCCGCGATCGTGTTGATCAGCTTGCGCTCTTCCTTGAGAAAGGGGCCCTCGTCGGCGGGGGGGCGCTCCTCGGTATAGCAGACGCTGATGCGGCCCACGACCTGTTCCTGGACCAGGATGTCGGAGTGCTGCATCCAGGGGGAGGGGCGGAAGCCGTCCGTCCGGGCATCGATGTCGTCGTAGACGATACGGGCCTGGCAGATGTCGGAAAACTGCCACCCGGACGGGAGGGTGCGGACGATTCTCCGGAAGGTGTCCTCCAGCGTGAACTCCGGCGCGCTCAGGACCTCCTCGATTTCGTAGAGGCAGTTGAGTTCCTTGGCCCGCTCCTTCAGGTCGACCAGGAGCTTGTTGAGCGATCGGCTTTCCATGGCCCGCCTCCCGGGATTCCCGCGGCGATCGGCGCTTTTCCCCCCCGCCCGGTTTCCGCGCCGGGCGGGGGGGAGGGGGTCAGCACCAGCCCCGGTCCTTGCACGCGCGCGCCACTCGGTTGACGGCCAGGACGTAGGCGGCGTCCCGCATGGGGATCCCCTGCTTCCGGGAGACGTCCACAACGGCGTGGAACGCGTTCGTCATCTTGGAATCGAGCTTGTCGAACACTTCCTTTTCTTCCCAGTAGTAGTTCATGTTCCCCTGGACCTGCTCGAAATAGCTGCAGGTGACCCCGCCGGCGTTGCAGAGGATGTCGGGAACCATGAAGATGCGGCGCTTGTCGAGCAGGACATCCCCTTCGGGCGTCGTCGGCCCGTTGGCCCCCTCGGCCACCAGTTTCACGCGGCCGTGCACCTTCGGCACGGTGTCGGCCGTCAACTGGTTCTCCACCGCGGCCGGGATCAGGATGTCCACGTCCTGCTCGAGCCACGCTTCGCCCGGGAGGATTTCGTACCCCAGGTCCTGCGCCTTGGCCCGGTTGATGGTGCCGAAGGGGTCGCTGATCGACTTGAGCTCGTCGAACCGGATCCCCGATTTCTTTCGGCAGCAGAAGGTCTTGTTGTCGGTGGGATCCCAGCTCGACACCGAGACGACCATCCCGCCGATCTTGTGGTAGAGCTCCACGGCGTACTGGGCCACGTTGCCGAACCCCTGGATGCTGGCGGTGGTGTTTTCCGGTTTCAGGTTGAGCTCCTTGAGCGCCTCGCGCACCGTCAGGACCACCATATACCCCGTGGCCTGGGTGCGTCCGAGCGACCCCCCGATGCTGACCGGCTTGCCGGTGATGAAGCCGGGGTAGCGACCGCCGGCGATCTTCTCGTACTCGTCCAGCATCCAGAGCATGTCCTGCGGGTTGGTCATCACGTCGGGGGCGGGCACGTCGAGGTTCGGGCCGATGTCCCGGGCGATCTGCCGCACCCAGCCCCGGCAGAGCTGCTCGATCTCGTTCAGGCTGAGGTTGTGCGGGTCGCACACGATCCCCCCCTTGGCCCCCCCCAGCGGGATGTCCACCACCGAGCACTTCCACGTCATCCACATGGCCAGGGCCCGGATCGTGTCGATCGTCTCCATCGGGTGGAAGCGGATCCCCCCCTTGCACGGGCCGCGCGCGTCGTTGTGCTGGACCCGGAAGCCGCGGAAGATCCGGATCCCCCCCTTGTCCATCCGTACCGGGATGCTGAAATGATATTCGCGGATGGGGTTGCGGAGCAGGTCCCGCGTCGGCCCGTCCAGGCCCAGCATGCCGGCGATCCGGTCGAACTGCTGCTGAGCGGTTACGAAAGGGTTATAGGAGGACTCGACAGGCGCGCTTTTTTTCACTGGAGGCGCTGCTGCTTTTTTTGCGGTCATTGACATGCCCTTCTCTGATATGTTCTGTTGACGATATCGTCCGGAAAGACGCACTCTCCGGAGGGGTCATTCTAATGCATCCGGGTCCGCGCGGAACAGTGGAAAACGCAGAACGGAGCACGAGCAGGGAGAAGCCATGTCCGAGAAATTTCAACTCAAGCCCGGGGGCATCGTCGCCCGCCAGGCGAAAGCGGGGATCGTCGTCGCCGCCCTCTTCCTGATTTTCGGCCTCGTGTTCGCCGGGGTCGTGCTCCGCGAGAGCTCCTCCTCGGAGCCGGGGATGTCGCTGCTGATCGGGGCCTTTTTCCTGATCTGGGTCGTCGTCTGCCTGGTCCTCATCGTTTCCTTCGCCCGCGTGCTGAGGGCGGGGGGAGGGGCCTGCGCCGACTCCCTGGGTGAGGTCGTCGTCGAGGGCTCCGCGGAAGACTTCGAAACGAGGCTGAGGCGGCTGGAGAACCTGCGGCGCGACCGGCTGATTACCGAAGAGGAGTATCAGGACAAACGTTCCCGGATCCTCGGGGAAAAATGGTGAAACGCTTCAAGGCAATCCCATGATCCTGACGTTCGAAAACGCGATCCTGATCGCTTCCATCCTGATCTTCATCTCCCTGATCGCGGGGAAGACGTCCTACCGGGTGGGTGTCCCGGTCCTGGTCTTCTTCCTGGGGATCGGCATGCTGGCCGGTTCGGAAGGGATCGGGGGGATCCAGTTCAACAACCCGCTCATCGCCCAGGCCGTCGGTGTCATCGCGCTCAACTTCATCCTCTTCTCGGGGGGGTTCGAGACCGACTGGAGGACCATCCGCCCGATCGTGTGGCACGGCATCAGCCTCTCCACCCTCGGGGTGCTCCTGACCGCCGTCTTCGTGGGGCTCTTCATCCACGCCATCACCGATTTCACCCTATATGAAGGCCTGCTCCTCGGTTCCATCGTCTCCTCGACCGATTCGGCCGCGGTCTTCTCCATCCTGCGCTCCAAGAGCCTCTCGCTCAAGGGGAGGCTGCGCCCCACCCTGGAGCTCGAAAGCGGCAGCAACGACCCGATGGCCTACGTGCTGACGATCACCTTCACCCAGCTGATCTCCCACCCGGAAGCCTCCCCGGGCGCCGTGACCCTCCTCTTTTTCCGGCAGCTCGTCGTCGGGTTCATCCTCGGGCTCGTCATCGGGTACCTGGGGGCGAAGGTGTTCAACCGGATCCGGCTCGATTACGAAGGGATGTACCCGGTCCTGATGATCGCCATCATGCTTTTCAGTTTCGGCGCAGCCTCCTTCGCCGGCGGCAACGGCTTCATGGCCGTCTACCTGGCCGCCGTCATCCTGGGGAACCAGGAACTGATCCACAAGCGGCAGATCCTCCGGTGGTTCGACGGCGTCGCCTGGTTCATGCAGATCACGCTCTTCATCACGCTGGGCCTGCTGGTCTTCCCGAGCCAGTTGATCCCCGTCATGGGGATCGGGTTGGGCATGGCCCTTTTCCTGATCCTCGTGGCGCGCCCGCTCGCCGTGTTTCTGAGCCTCCTCTTTTTCAGGAGAAAGCGGCGGGGGAAGACCTTCATCGCCTGGGTCGGCCTGCGGGGGGCCGTGCCCATCGTCTTCGCGACCTACCCGCTGCTGGCGGGGGTGGAAAAAGCCCAGATGATCTTCAACATCGTCTTCTTCGTCTCGCTGACCTCGGTGGTGATCCAGGGGACGACCATCCCCTGGGTGGCGCGCCGGCTCCGGCTCCTCCTCCCCGTCCGGGTCAAGCGGATGACGCACGCCGATTTCGAGCTCTCCGACAGCGTCAAATCGGAGTTCGTGGAGATCGAGCTGTCGAAGGAGAGCGCCGCGGTGGGGAAGCCGATCGTGGACCTGCGGTTCCCCAAGGCGGCGCTCATTTCGCTCATCCGGAGGGGGGGGAAATTCATCTCCCCCAACGGGACCACGGTCCTCGAGGCGGGGGATGTCCTCTGGGTCATCGCCGAGACCAAGGCCTCCATGAAGGAGGCCTACACGGCCCTCGAGATCAAATACCTCGAAGACTGACCGCCGCGGTCCCCGGCCGGGAGGCGGCTACAGGTGAAAGTCCCCCGCCGCCTCGGGCTGATAGACGATCTCCTCGATCTTCAGGTGGCGCGTGCCGTTGGGGACCTCCCATGTCACCGTGTCCCCCGCGCGGTACCCGATCATGGCGGTGCCGATGGGGGCCAGGATGGAGATCTTCCCCTTCTCGAAATCGGCCTCGCTCGGGAACACCAGCTGGATCGTCATCTTCTTCTCCGTGTCCAGGTCCGTCACCCGCATCTGCGTGTTCATGGTGACCACGTCGGGCGGGATCTTCTCGGAAGGGACCACGACCGCCCGGTCCATCTCCTCCTCGAGATGGGAGAGATACTCCTTGTCCTTCTGGTTCCAGTACTGGGTTCCCTCGAGCAGCTTCCGAAGACGCTGCATATCGTAATCGGTGATATGGATACGCCGTTTTGCCATGGGAAATCTCCTTTAATCTCCGTGTGCCCGGGCCGGAGGTCCGGCCGGGGCCTGAATGTCATCTGTTTTGGCGGACTGCTATGCGAGCGGGGGCGCAATCCTCAGGGTCCCGGCGGCGGCTGGGTCAGCAGGCTGCCGGGACCGACGGATCGCAGAATTTTCGGGCGGAACTCCGGATTCTGACCCGAAAACGCGCCGGGCCGGATTCCGGGAAGCGCGGCCGCGGCAGGCCGCGGCGGGCGGCGGGGCGCACCTCCAGGGGTGATGGCAAAGAAACCGGTCTCCTCGAGTCTGTCATAATGGCGCCCATCGGGATCCCCCCGGCCGCCGTCCTTCCGCCCGCTCGGGCTGAAGGGGGGCCGGAGATCTGGTATCATAAGTCATCATCACCGATGTGCGGGGGAAGGGCAATCGGGCATACGCTGGAATCGACCATCCCCGTAGGTGAAAAGGGCCTCATCCAACGGAGCGAAGCCCTTCATCCAATGGAGGGAAACGGGGGGATGCCGAACCGCAGCAGAGTCCCGAACGATCCACGCCGTTTCCTGGCCGAACGGCTGAAGGAGCTGGACTGCCTCTACTCCATAAGCAAGATTTCGGAAGGGAAGGGCCTGACGCTCGACGGCGTGATCCGGCGCATGATCCAGGTGATTCCGGTGGCGTGGCAGTATCCGGAAGTCGCGGGGACGCGGGTGGTGCTGGAGGGAAAAGAATACCGGACCCGCCGCTTCGTCCCCGGCCCCTGGATCCAGCAGTGTCCCATCATCGTTCAGGGCGCCCCGGTCGGCGCGGTCGCCGTAAGCTACGCCGAAGAGCGTCCCGAGCGGGAAGAGGGCCCCTTTCTCCACGAGGAGCGGAACCTGCTCAACGTCATCGCCCAGCGCCTGGGGGAGGTGATCGAGCGCAAGTGGTCGGAGCGGCGGCTGGCCGAATACCAGGCGAAGCTCCGGTCGCTGGCGGCGGAGCTCGCACTCAGCGAGGAGCGGGAGCGGCGCAGGATCGCCCAGGCGCTGCATGACCGGATCGGGCAGGTGCTGGCGCTCATCCACATCAGGATCGGGGCGCTGCTGGAAGCTTCCTCCGACTCCAGGCTCGTGCGGGAACTGGCCGCAGTCCGGGAACTGGTGTCCGAATCGATCGCCGAAACCCGTTCCCTGACCTACGACCTCAGCCCCCCCATCCTCTACGAACTCGGGTTCGAGGCGGCCCTGGACTGGCTGGCGGAATGGATCGGGCAGCAGTACGGCGTGGCGGTCGAGATCGACGGGGACGGGCGCCCCGTCCCGCTCAGCCTCCAGTGGCGCACCACCCTCTTTTCGGCCGTGCGCGAACTCCTGGTGAACGTCGCCAAGCACTCCGGGTCGACGAGCGCCCGGGTGCGAGTGCGGCGCAACGGGGGCAGGATCAGGGTGTCGGTGGAGGATACGGGGGTCGGGATGGATCCCGCAAAGCGGGGGAAGAAGGCGCCGGAGGGGTTCGGGCTCTTCAGCATCCGGGAGCGGCTGGGCTCGATGGGGGGAGAGGTGGCGATAGCGTCCCGGCGGGGGAAAGGGACCACGGTGACCCTTTCCGTCCCCGCCGGGGAGAGGAAAACAGACTGAGAGCGGGGGGTGCGGCATGGCGGTTCGGATCCTGATCGTCGACGACCACAAGATCGTGTGCGACGGTCTGAAGTCGCTGCTCGAGGCGCAGCCTGAGATGGACATCGTCGCGCAGGCGGCCGACGGGCGCGAGGGGGTAAAGCTCGCCCTCCGGCTGAGGCCCGACATCGTGATCATGGACGTGGCGATGCCGGGCCTCAACGGCCTGGACGCGGTGCGCCAGATCCTGGAAGCGGACCCGGACATCCGCATCATCGCGCTTTCCATGCACGCCGACCGGCGCTACGTCACCGGCATGCTCTCCGCGGGGGCCTCGGGCTACATCCTCAAGCACTGCGCCTTCGAGGAGCTGGTGCGGGCCATTCCCATCGTGCTCTCCCGCCAGGTCTACCTGAGCCCGGCCATCGCCGGGATCGTGGTCGACGAACTCGCCTCCCGTGTTCCCCGCGCCCGGCCGTCCCCCTCCACCGTCCAGGCGCTCACTTCGAGGGAGCGGGAGGTGCTCCAGCTGATTTCGGAGGGTCACAGCGCCCGGGAGATCGCCCTGCGCCTCAACCTGAGCGTCAAGACGGTCGAAACCCACCGCCGGCAGCTGATGGGGAAGCTGGGGATCCGCAGCGTCGCGGACCTCACCAAGTTCGCCATCCGCGAGGGGCTGACCTCCCTCGACCGGTAGAACTCGGCCTCATCCTTTGGAGCGCGTGCCCTGTTCCAAATGGGCGCGGGTTTCGCGGATTCCCCCTTGCCGATTCCAGCCTGAGCCCGATTGCCCTTTCCTCGGCGGCGGGGAATGATTGGGGCGTCTTCATCCGGAGAGGCTCCATGCATCCCACGCTGTTCGATCCTTCGACCACCGAAAGCCAGGCGACGGCCGTGCTCGAGGAGCTCCACCGGCAGAACCGGCTGGACGAGCACCAGGCCGACCTGGCCGGCGTCCTGCGCTCGGTCCGTTCCCGGGAGCTCGTCCGGGCCGTGCTGGAATACGCCACGCGGGTCGACAAGGCTTCGGATATCCTGATCGCCGAGGTGCTTCACGTGCTGGTCTCCGCCGACCACCTGGTCTCGACCCGGGCCCGGGCCGCCGCGGCGCTCGGGCACCTCGTTTCCCGCCGTCCCCCCGGGACGGTTTCCGATTTCGACCTCGACCGGGTGGTCGAATCGATGAGCCACGTGCTCCGCCGGACGGATTCCCCCGCCCTGAAAAAGGCCCTGTTCGGGGCCCTGGGGCAGGTGCGGGGCCGGACCGTCGCTCCCGCCGGTCCGGGGACGTCCCGGTTCAGAACACGTATTTGACGAGATAGAAGCCGCCGCCGAGGAGCACGACGAAGGCCACGGCGAGCCAGTTGAAATATTTGTCGATGAAGGGGAGGGCCCGGGGGCCGATGAGCCAGAACGCCCCCGCGACCAGGTAAAAGCGGAGCGACCGGCCGACGATGCAGGCGGCGGCGAACACCAGGAGGTCCATCCGGGCGAAGCCCGCCGTGATGGTCAGGAGCTTGAAGGGGATCGGGGTCAGGGCGGCGACGAAGACGTACCACATCCCGTACTGTTCGAACTGGCCCGCGAGCCAGTCGACCCCCTCGCGCGTGATCCCCGGGATCCTGAGGGCCAGGTCGATGAGGGCGTAGCCGATCAGGTAGCCCAGGAAGGCCCCCAGCACGCTCCCGAGGGTGGTGACGGTGGCGAATCCCATCGCCTTCTTCCGGTTGCCCAGCGCCAGCGGCCCCAGCAGCACGTCGGGCGGGACCGGGAAGAAGCTGCTTTCCATGAAACTCAAGCCGAACAGCGCCGTGGTCGAGTGGGGGTGGTGGGCGAAGCCGAGCACCCAGTCGTACAGCCGCCGGTGCAGGTGCCACCACGGCACCGCCCGCGCCGCCTCCGCCTCGTTCACCACCGCCGCGCCCTCTTCCGGGCCGGGCGTCTCTCGCATGGGAGCCCCTTTTCCGCCGGCCGCCGCGCCGCGCGCGCCCTCCGGCCGGACCCCGAAACAGTAGCGGCCCCCCCGGCCCAAATCAATCGTTTTCTACCCCCGCCGCGGCTGCCGCACTCGGGGGTGAAGCAACCTCCGAAAGGGCGTCCCCCGCAAATCTACTCGAGCGCCTTCATCAGGATCCGGCGGATTTCCCCGTACGGGTCCTTCCGCACCCGGCTCGTGACGTCGAAGACCATGGTGGACCGGTCTTTCAGGTCGTAGCGGGGCCAGCGGGGCAGGCCTTCGGTGTTGGGGTCGCCCGCATGCGCGAAGGCGGCCCACGCCGCGCTCATCGCGTCGGCCACGCGCTGGGGATCGGGCCCGGGGCCGACCATGGCGCGGCTGCCTTCGACGTTGTTGAAGACCAGCGGAAGGTCCAGGGCGTGGTGCGAGCGGAGCCTCCCGTCGCTCGCCGGCGTTTCCCACGCGAGGAGGTAGGCGTAGACCGGGGCGGACTGGCGCGCCTTCCGTTCCGCCTGGACCACCGTCGCGATCCAGTACCCCTTCATCGTCTCGGCGGCCGTAATCAGGTGCGCGGGGGAATAGCCGGGGAAGGCGGCGCCGAGCGCCGGGATCAGTTCCTCAGCCTGCGCCGGCAGGGACCGGCGCACGTAATCCTCGAAATCCTTTTCGGTCGCGCTCCAGAGTCTGGGATCCCGGGTGCGGAAGATGGTCATCTCATCCTTGTTCGAGCCGATCAAAAGCGGCACCCGGGCGGAAAACCCGGGAGCGTCCGGGATAAAGGGCTGGCGCGTCAGGGCCACGCCGTCCACGCAGGGGACGAACCCGCCGGTCGGCATGAACAGCTTCCCTTGAGGGGAGGCGCTCGGGGACGCCGGGGGCTGGGCCTTGAAGATGGCCGTGGCGTCGGCCCGGGCGAGGGCCTCGACGTCCCCTTCGGCGACGCCGAGCTTCTCGAGCAGCTGGCGGCCGTAGGCCGCGGCTTCGGCGGCGGTGGGCGCGTCGAGGCCGGCGCCGCTCTGGATGACGGCCTTGTGAAAGAGGCCTTTTGCCCCGGTCATCGCCATGAGCATCGCGACCTTGCGGCCGCCGCCGCTCTCCCCGAAAATCGTGACGTTGCCGGGGTCGCCGCCGAACGCGGCGGCATTGTCCCGGACCCACTCGAGGCCGAGCACGATGTCGAGCATTCCCGACTGCCCCGAGGATCTGTATTCGGGCCCCCACTCCGGGCCGAGCTGGAGAAACCCGAACACGTTCAACCGGTGGTTGAGCGCGACGACGACCACGTCCCCGATGCGGGCGAGGTTGGCGGCGTCGTTGATCGCGTCCCCGCCGGAACCGGAAGAGAAGCCGCCGCCATGGAGCCAGACCATGACGGGCCTTTTCTTGCGGTCGGCCCCCGGGGTCCAGACGTTGAGGAACAGGCAGTCTTCGCTCATGCCGGGGCCATCGGATGCGGCGCCGGGCGCCGCTGCGGCCTGAATCGCCTTGTTCCCCAGCTTCGTGGCGTCGGCCACTTCCACCCATGGGGCGGGCTTGCGCGGCGGGCGGAAACGGAACTCCCCGGTCGGCGGGGCCCCGTAGCGGATGCCGCGGAAAATCAGCAGCCCCTGGGCATCGGTGAGCCCGCGTACGGGCCCGCCGGCCGTTTGGACCACGGGGCCGGACGGC
Protein-coding regions in this window:
- a CDS encoding Glu/Leu/Phe/Val dehydrogenase yields the protein MTAKKAAAPPVKKSAPVESSYNPFVTAQQQFDRIAGMLGLDGPTRDLLRNPIREYHFSIPVRMDKGGIRIFRGFRVQHNDARGPCKGGIRFHPMETIDTIRALAMWMTWKCSVVDIPLGGAKGGIVCDPHNLSLNEIEQLCRGWVRQIARDIGPNLDVPAPDVMTNPQDMLWMLDEYEKIAGGRYPGFITGKPVSIGGSLGRTQATGYMVVLTVREALKELNLKPENTTASIQGFGNVAQYAVELYHKIGGMVVSVSSWDPTDNKTFCCRKKSGIRFDELKSISDPFGTINRAKAQDLGYEILPGEAWLEQDVDILIPAAVENQLTADTVPKVHGRVKLVAEGANGPTTPEGDVLLDKRRIFMVPDILCNAGGVTCSYFEQVQGNMNYYWEEKEVFDKLDSKMTNAFHAVVDVSRKQGIPMRDAAYVLAVNRVARACKDRGWC
- the rnk gene encoding nucleoside diphosphate kinase regulator; translated protein: MAKRRIHITDYDMQRLRKLLEGTQYWNQKDKEYLSHLEEEMDRAVVVPSEKIPPDVVTMNTQMRVTDLDTEKKMTIQLVFPSEADFEKGKISILAPIGTAMIGYRAGDTVTWEVPNGTRHLKIEEIVYQPEAAGDFHL
- a CDS encoding potassium/proton antiporter, with the translated sequence MILTFENAILIASILIFISLIAGKTSYRVGVPVLVFFLGIGMLAGSEGIGGIQFNNPLIAQAVGVIALNFILFSGGFETDWRTIRPIVWHGISLSTLGVLLTAVFVGLFIHAITDFTLYEGLLLGSIVSSTDSAAVFSILRSKSLSLKGRLRPTLELESGSNDPMAYVLTITFTQLISHPEASPGAVTLLFFRQLVVGFILGLVIGYLGAKVFNRIRLDYEGMYPVLMIAIMLFSFGAASFAGGNGFMAVYLAAVILGNQELIHKRQILRWFDGVAWFMQITLFITLGLLVFPSQLIPVMGIGLGMALFLILVARPLAVFLSLLFFRRKRRGKTFIAWVGLRGAVPIVFATYPLLAGVEKAQMIFNIVFFVSLTSVVIQGTTIPWVARRLRLLLPVRVKRMTHADFELSDSVKSEFVEIELSKESAAVGKPIVDLRFPKAALISLIRRGGKFISPNGTTVLEAGDVLWVIAETKASMKEAYTALEIKYLED
- a CDS encoding oxaloacetate decarboxylase (Converts oxaloacetate to phosphoenolpyruvate using ATP as an energy source) produces the protein MTKKIDITELILRDAHQSVMATRMSLEDMVPACEDLDKAGYWSVECWGGATFDSCIRFLNEDP
- a CDS encoding pyruvate, phosphate dikinase, giving the protein MGEAEIIGFIHKWIQEDRSGFLIKALENPNSSLHEISGAIERYRHLIPQGVELSSPRERTFRVSLIQRVLSDDAEFVQVAKQFISVNDFHGLFERTIYPAESHGRLGGKGAGLFVASQVLKKKAEEQPLLKGVRTPKTWHITSDGLYDFINYNDLEEIAEHKYKDIGQVRGEYPAIVQVFKSASFPPEIVNGLSIALDDLGEVPLIVRSSSLLEDSRGTSFAGKYKSLFIANRGTKRQRMLELLDAVAEVYASTFGPDPIGYRAQRGLTDFHEEMGIMIQEVVGTRVGPWYLPAFSGVAFSRNEYPWSRRLRREDGLLRMVPGLGTRAVDRVQDDYPILVSPGQPTLRVNATVEEKVRYSPRCIDAVNLESGLFETVEIRELLGRHAAEYPMAHELVSILEDGRLVQPWSSGLDGEADRWVVTFEGLLGRTPFVDQAAEILRTLESEFGAPVDLEFAHDGTDLYLVQCRPQSYSPSAHPPPIPRDIPKERILFTANRHVTSASITNLTHIVYIDPGRYAELPSRADLLAVGRAVAALNQLLPRRRFILMGPGRWGSRGDIRLGVNVSYSDINNTAMLVEIALRRQDYVPELSFGTHFFQDLVEASIRYLPLYPGDWGTLFNDAFFERSPNRLADLLPDFAHLADTVRIIDVAHAAPGMAVQVLMNGELGEAIALLAEPSPGEPFEAPSVFGKAGPGAGPGRAAEPGVNLHWRWRLESVERIAELLDPARFGVKALYLFGSTQNGTAGPESDIDLLVHFAGTRAQEKDLLSWLEGWSLCLSHLNHLKTGCRTDGLLSVHLVTDRDIKNRTSYAVKIGAAGDPALFIPIGRGAGG